The following are from one region of the Neorhodopirellula lusitana genome:
- a CDS encoding fumarylacetoacetate hydrolase family protein — protein MNLYDYTTVTQFSPGIVVPDDGREGVWVGRVWVPAKLAANSVAGPRVVGLRDGMVCETVYPTMSALLNDPDHLCKLDQPGVVLASLAEVVQASQFNKRSFQLADEDNVVLLAPNDLMATKACGVTFVRSLLERVVEEKAKGDPGIANEIRGLIMDTLGDDLSKVVPGSPQTDALKQKFIAAGVWSQYLEVGIGKDAEVFTKAQPMASVGYGCQIGVLPDSTWNNPEPEVVLAVSRDGVICGATLGNDVNLRDYEGRSALLLGEAKDQNGSCAIGPFIRLFDPTFGLEDITQLEIQLSITGADGFETTGRNRMSEISRPPADLVGQAIGKHHQYPDGLMLFLGTMFAPTDNREAGGGGFTHHLGDRVEISTEKLGCLVNWVNHTDQIPPWDYGVGSLLEYLCATRA, from the coding sequence GCGTCTGGGTGCCGGCGAAGTTGGCTGCAAACAGTGTCGCCGGACCTCGTGTTGTCGGCCTACGCGATGGAATGGTTTGTGAAACCGTCTACCCAACCATGTCGGCCCTGCTGAATGATCCCGACCACCTTTGCAAGCTTGACCAGCCTGGGGTGGTTCTGGCGTCGTTGGCGGAGGTCGTCCAGGCGAGTCAGTTCAATAAACGATCATTCCAATTGGCGGATGAGGACAATGTGGTTCTACTCGCGCCCAATGACCTGATGGCGACGAAAGCATGTGGTGTTACTTTCGTTCGCAGCCTGCTCGAACGAGTGGTGGAAGAAAAGGCGAAAGGCGACCCCGGGATCGCCAACGAGATTCGTGGATTGATCATGGACACGCTTGGCGATGACCTGTCGAAGGTCGTGCCCGGATCACCGCAAACCGATGCCTTAAAACAGAAGTTCATCGCGGCGGGCGTGTGGTCTCAATATCTTGAGGTGGGGATTGGTAAAGACGCGGAAGTCTTTACCAAGGCACAGCCCATGGCTTCGGTCGGTTATGGTTGCCAGATAGGTGTGCTGCCGGATTCGACGTGGAACAACCCAGAACCAGAGGTGGTTCTTGCGGTTTCTCGTGACGGCGTGATTTGTGGAGCGACGTTAGGGAATGATGTCAATCTGCGTGACTACGAAGGTCGCAGTGCATTGCTGTTAGGTGAGGCAAAAGATCAAAACGGTTCGTGTGCGATTGGTCCCTTCATCCGCTTGTTTGATCCTACGTTTGGACTGGAAGACATCACTCAATTGGAGATCCAGCTTTCGATTACGGGCGCGGACGGGTTTGAGACAACCGGCCGGAACCGAATGTCGGAGATCAGTCGTCCCCCGGCCGACTTGGTTGGTCAAGCGATTGGGAAGCATCACCAGTATCCCGATGGGCTCATGCTGTTTTTAGGAACGATGTTCGCACCGACGGATAACCGCGAGGCGGGCGGTGGTGGGTTCACTCACCATCTTGGTGACCGGGTGGAGATCTCGACGGAGAAACTCGGGTGCCTCGTGAACTGGGTGAACCATACTGACCAAATCCCGCCCTGGGACTACGGCGTTGGTAGCCTGCTTGAATACCTTTGTGCCACGCGTGCCTGA